From the Mammaliicoccus sciuri genome, the window GTTAGAGCTAGAAAATGAAAATCTTCGATTAGAGAATGCTTATTTAAAAAAGTTGAACGCTTTTCGAGAGAATCCGAGTGCCTTTCTAGAAAAGCACAAGCAGCAGTGGCATTCGAACTCAAAGAAGAAGGATTCAAATTAAAAGATATCTTAGTAAAGGTTGGTATACCAGAAGCAACCTATCATTACCATGCCAAACAATTACAAAAGGAAGATTTAGATAAAGGTTGGAAGAAAAAGATCATTGAACTTTTTCAAAAACACAACGGTAAATACGGCTATCGTCGTATATATTTAGCTTTGAGAAATCAAGGTTATCTCATTAACCATAAGAAAGTACAACGAATTATGCGAGAACTAGGATTAAAATGTCAAAAATTCACACGTAAATCACGCTATCAATCATAGAAAGGTACAGTTGGTAAAGTGGCTGAAAATCGCTTGAATCGTAGATTCCATACATCTATTCGACTTCAAAAATTAGTGACAGATATCACTGAATTTAAATGTGCTGAAGAACAAAAATTATATCTCAGCCCTATTATGGATTTATACAATGGGGAAATCATTTCTTATGGTATATCCAGAAGACCAACATTAGACTTAGTACTTCAATCATTGGATAAAGCAGTTACAATCATTAAGCATGAAGCACCATATCGTACGACGATACATTCTGATCAAGGTTGGCATTATCAGCATAATGCATGGATTAGAAGATTATCGGAACAAAGGATTTATCAAAGTATGTCACGTAAAGCGACGTGTGCGGATAATGCTTCTATGGAGAATTTCTTTGGCATCATGAAGCAGGAAATGTATCATGGAGAAGAACTTGTTAACTATGAAACATTAAAAAGAAGAATTGAGGATTACATCTATTGGTATAACAATGAACGTTTGAAATTAAAATTGGCTGGACGAAGTCCAGTACAATACCGAACTCAATCCAGCCAATTAATAGCATAATGGAAACTCTAACTTTGGGGGGTCACTACCTTTTTGTGGGCAGTGTTTTTTTGTTGTGAAAAAATATTGTGGTTGGATGTGGAATTGGGCACGGAGTGGAGATTGAGTTGTAGGGTGGAATATTGCGGGTGGAAATATAATGGATATAGATATAATGGGGTTTGTTAGGGGCAGAATTCCGAGAAGTGTCCGTAAGAAGAGTCAAGTCCATATGTTTGTGTAATATCTTTAGAATGTAATCAACCTTTGGTTTTTTAATGAATCGAACAACTATATATGTTTTGAAGTTTAAACAGATATAGTTGTTTGATCACTACTTATTTTTTAAAAAATAAGTAGCTTAATTAAGCGATAAATGGTCTGTTAGACTTATCAAATCTTTCTTGAATATCCATAAGTACTGCGCCAATTAATCTAAAAGCTGAATCTAGATTAGGGAATGTTTTAACTATTTTTTCTCGTTTTCTGAGTTGCATATTAATATTTTCAACTGAATTAGTAGTTCTTAGATTTTTATGATGTTGAGCAGGAAATCTATAGAATTGTGAGGCATCTTCGAAGCCTTCATCCAATATTTTAATAGCTTCCACATACTTAGGATTACTTTCATATTGTGCAATGAATTCATCTTTGAGCTGAACAGCGTGACGATATGTTGGTGCTTGGAATATTGATTTAAGTAACATTCTAGCTTCTTTAGAGTTCTTTTTAGGAAATCTCTCTACAATATTTTTAAGAAAATGGAATGTACAACGTTGCCAAGATGAATCAATAAACTGTGACTTAATAGATTTAATAAGTCCAGAATGCGCATCAGAGATAATAAGTTCAGGTGTTGTTAAACCACGCATTCTTAAGTCTTCAAAAAACTCTGACCAAGCTAATTCTGACTCTTGATTAGAAATTTTAAAGCCAATAATGTCGCGTTTTCTATTTTCGTTGATACCCATAGCGATATAAACACCTTTAGAAACAATTTTATTATTCTCTCTTACCTTAATGTGCATAGCATCAACAAATACATACTTATACTGATGACTAACAATAGGTCTACCAGCCCATTCTTTAATTTCAGGATCTAGGTTTTTTATTACGCCTGAAACAGTTGATTTAGACACAGATTTTCCCGTTAGGGATTCCACAATTTTATTAACATTTCTAGTTGAAACACCATTAATGTATGCTTCTGTCATCGCTAAAATAAGCGATTGGTCAGAACGCGAATATTGATTAAATACTTCAGTTGTAAATTCACCGTCACGTGTTCTTGGAACTTTTAATGTCAGATTGCCAATAGGCATCAGGAAATCACGCTCATAATAGCCATTACGTTGTGCGTTTCTTCCTGAATTCTTTTGTTTATATCCAGCATTAACATACTTGTCTCTTTCCATTTCCATGTATGCATTTATGACAGTCATAGCTATTGTTTTCATAGACGCATTCATATCACTTCCAAAAATAGCACTTGCCAATTCTTCATAATCTAAGTTAACATTTAATTGAGTCATATATAGTCACCTCTACAATTTTTTCTTAGTCGATTACATTGTACCAAAGTGAGCTATATGTGGCTCTTTTTTTATTACACAATTATATGGACATATTCAATATAAAACAGGAACATGCCTAGATTTAGCATTTTTATTTGCAGCTTGTATAGAAGCGGTGGGTATTCATGCTTTAGTAATATTTACGCACGGACATGCATTTGTAGGTTACTGGTTATTAGAAAAATCATATACTGAACCTTTTATTTCAGATTATGCAGCTATTTCAAAAAGATTATCAGATGATATAAAAGATATAGACGTGGTAGAAGCAACTTCGATAGTAAATGGTAAAGATATTTCTTTTGAACAGTCTGTATATCTTGCTAAAAATCAATTGTTAACACCATATAATTTTGACGGTGCTGTTGATGTAAAGTGTTGTAGAAATTATGGTATTACCCCAATTTTAAGTAAAGAAAATAGATCTGATTATGTTATGGAAGCCTATGGAATACGTGAAACAGTTACGGATGCTCCAAACACAATAATTGAAAGAGCTGGAGATATAGAATTTAAGGTGAATGAAGTTGAAAAAACAGATATTTGGAGTAGAAATTTATTAGATTTAACACTTAGAAACCCTATGATAAATTTTAGAATGAATAAAAGTTCAGTTCAACTTATGGTATACAATGTTGCAACATTAGAAGATCAGCTATCAAGCCAAGAACAGTTTAAGATAATTGAAAAGCCGAAAGGTATAACATTCCAAGAATCTGATAATCATATTTTTAATGCAAAATTACTAGAAGCAGAATTTAAAAATATTATAGATGATGATTTTAAAGAAAACAGACTTAGAAGTTTTCTTACTGAGAACGCAATAGAAAAACAACTTAAATCTATATATAGAAAGGCTAAAGTTAATTTAGATGAAAATGGTGCTAATTCGCTATTTTTAGCGATTGGGTTTTTGAAATGGCGTAATTCTAATGACGAATACAGAGTATATCATGCACCTATACTTTTACTACCTTTATCTATGGAGAAAAAGAGTGCAGGAAGTAATATTGTAATTGAATTAAGTGATGAAGAGCCACAATTTAATATTACATTGGTTGAATATTTACGACAAAATTTCAATATTGATTTGAGACATCTAATTGATTTACCAAAAGACGATAAAGGAACCGATATTCCTTTACTTTTCTCTGCTATAAGAAAAGCAATTATGGATAAAAGTGGTTGGGATTTAGAAGAAATTGCTACAATAAGTAACTTCTCATTTAGTAAATTTGTAATGTGGAATGACTTGCAAAATAGAATAGAAGAAATTAAATCGAATTATAATATTCAAGCCTTAATAAATGGGAATTATAAAATTGATAGATCTTTAGAAGGCATTAATGCAAGAAATATTGAGAAAACGGATAAGCCACATGAATTAAGTATAGGTAGTTCGGTTGATGCCTCGCAATTAGAAGCTATAAAAGCAAGTGAAGAGAGCAGTTTTGTACTTCATGGTCCACCAGGTACAGGAAAATCACAGACAATAACTAATATGATTATCCATAATATTAATAAAGGTAAAAAAGTTTTGTTTGTGGCAGAGAAACAAGCAGCATTAAATGTTGTAAACGAGAGATTAACAAAATTAGGATTAGAAGATTTTACTTTAGAATTGCATTCCAATAAAACAAAAAAATCTAGATTTTTAGGAAAAATTGAAAAAAGTACAAGTAAAAATTATGAATCACAGCCATTTGAAGTGATTAGTAAATCAGAAGAACTTTTTAATTTGAAATATGAATTGAGTGAATTTGTAGAATCTTTACATAAGCGACAAAAAAGTGGTTATAGTTTGTATGACCTAATACAAATGCACGAACAGTATGAAGTTATACCTAAATATATGCATTTAAACTCAAATGTAATTGATAGCCTTGAATATGAAGATATAAGAAAAATTAAGGATTTAACATCGATTATTGATAAAACTGTAAATCAGCTAAAGTATACGATTTTTGGTCATCCTTTAAAAAATTTCAAAATAAATAAGTATAGTATTTCTAAGAAAGATAAATTATCAGGTATATTTGATGATATAAAAAGAACTATTAAAGAAATTGATGACATACTGTGTAATGATTTAGAATTTGAAAACCTAAATATAGTAAAAGACCTGTTCAAAACATATACAAACATGAATGTGTTAGATGGCTATACTTATAATGAGTCAATCAGTGATGAAATGTTTAGATTATATCAAAATATACCGTTAGATAAAGCATTTGAATATGCAAGTTCGTTATTAAGTAGGTATAGAAATACAGAAAGAGCTATATTAGATAAATATAATGAAAAAGTACTTAATATAAATGTAGAAGCAATTAGAAATGAATACAGTGAAATAAAAAGTAAACTTTTCAAAAGTAAAAAGCTGAAAAAATTATTTAGTAATTTAGAAGTAGAGTTACTTCAAAGTCATCAATTATCAGAGGAAGAGTTTAATAATGATGTTCAGTTAATGACAGATTACCAAAAGTATAGAAATGAATTACAAAGTAATAACGAAAACTTTATCCAGTCATTTGGTCATGGTTGGGAAGGTAAAAACACAGATTTAGAATTATTAAGTGAGCAAATAAAATTCATCAACAAAGTTAATATACATTCGATGAGTGAACCTAATAAAAATCAGATAAAGAATTTACTTGATATAAAAATCCATAATGTTGAAGTATATGAAAAGTTAAATGAATTACTTATGTTATTTGTACAGTCTTCAAACGTAATAGTTGAAGAATATCAGTATGATCAAAATAAATTTGAAAAACTAAAATTGATGGATATTAATAACTTAATAACTGAATGGCAAAAAGGTATTATTGACTTTAAAAATTGGACATTAGTTAACGAACATTTTGAATACTTGAATGACACTTTAAAAACGGATATTAGAGAGAGATTTATTGAATTAGAAGATAATAAATACAATACTCATCAATTGATTATGAAAGATTTGATTGAAATTCTTATTCATGAATACTTCACTTATAATGAAACTTTAGATTCGTTCAATAGTTTTGAACTTGAACAAAAAATAGAGCTATTAAAAGAAAAAGAAAAAGAGTTTAGCGCAGTGACAGTTGAAAACACTATTTTTAATATGCAACAAAATATAAATAGAAAACGTGATGATAAAAAGTTTGAAAAAGAATTTTTAGTTTTACAAAAAGCTGTAAGAAGTAGAGGTAGAGGCCAATCAATCCGAAATATATTTAATGATACCTCTAATATAATTCAAGATATATTTCCAATAATGTTAATGAGTCCGCTATCAATAGCACAATATATTGATCCGCAGTTTCCAAAATTTGATTTAGTTATATTTGATGAAGCCTCACAAATACCAACTTATGTTGCAATTGGAGCCATATCTAGAGCTAAAAATTGTATAGTTGTAGGTGATCCGAAACAAATGCCACCAACTTCATTCTTTACAACGAATAATATTGATGAAGATAATATTGAGTTAGAAGATTTGGAAAGTTTATTAGATGACTGTTTAGCAGCTAATTTTCCGGAAAAATATTTAAAATGGCACTATAGATCAAATCATGAAAGCTTAATTCATTACAGTAATTTAACTTACTATAATAGTTCATTATTTACTTATCCTTCATCTGAGACTACTTCTTCGAAAGTATTTTTTGAGAATGTTAATGGTATATATCGAAGAGGAAATTATAGACATAATGAAATAGAAGCAGAGTCGATAGTAAATATGCTCATTAATCATTTGGAAAGTAATAGTGAAGATTCCATTGGTGTAATAACATTCAATATACAGCAACAAAATCTTATAGAAGATTTGTTTAATTTAAAGTTAGTCGATTATCCAGAACTAGATCATAAAAATCGAAAATTCATCTGAACCTATTTTCATCAAGAATTTAGAAAATGTACAAGGGGATGAACGTGACATTATCTTATTTTCAACGACATTTGGTCCTGATGAAGATAACAAGATAACTATGAACTTTGGACCATTGAATAAAAGTGGTGGTTGGAGAAGATTAAATGTAGCGATTACACGCTCTAGAAAAGAAATGAGAGTAATAAGTTCCTTTAATCCGGAAGATATCGATCTTAATAGAACTAAATCTGAAGGTGTTAAAGGGCTTAAAGGATTCCTAGAATACGCTAGAGACGCTTTATCTTTACCAATAATACAAAACAGTATTAATGAGGAGAAAGATGTGATTTCAAGAATTCTACAAGAAAAACTATTAGAACATGGCATAAATTCAAAACTACATGTAGGGAATTCCGAGTATAAAATTGATTTAGCAATTCTTGATCCTAAATCGTCAAATGAATATATTTTAGCTGTATTGATTGATGGAGATAACTACTATAAAGCACATACATCTAATGATAGAAATATCATTCAACCTAACGTGTTAGAAAGCTTAGGATGGGATGTTCATAGAATATGGTCAATAGATTGGTATGAAGATAAGGAGAAAGAAATTAATCGCGTAATTTCAAAAATTAAAGAAAAACAACAAGTAGTAAAACAATAACTATTAGGAGTAGATAAAGTATGATAAATAGAACTATGGAACGTGTTTTAATATGGATTGGTATAGCTATTCAAATAATTATATTATTAATATTAGTACTAAGTTTGTATGTAGTTTTTTCAAGCAGTGAAGAAAATATAAGAACCATGATGCAAGAAGATGCAATGTCTTTAAATGAAGCGACTTCTGCACAGAATATTTTAAATGGATTTTTGATATTTGAAATTATCTGGAGCACTATATTGATGGGTATAGCCATAATTACTAATTTCTTGATAAAAAATAACTCAAAAGTAGCAGGTATTTTATTCATAGTTATAGGTATATTATCAATACTAAGTAACTGGATTGCTATGATTTTGTGGATAATAGCAGGTATTCTAATCCTTAACAAGAAAAAGAAAGTTTCTTTATATAATGATATTGAAGAAAAAGATGAAAATCCTTTTATATCAAATAAAGAAAAGAATATTAATGATGAAGTATCGACACATATAAAATCTAATCATAAAGAAGAAAATGATCTTGAAAATCCATATAAATTTTAAGTAGTTGTGTTATTGAATAGAAAAAAGTGCATTCTCATGATAAGTTTGCACTTTTTTCGTTTCCTACGCCTCTATGATATATCTATATATTTCGTCTTTTACAGGTGATTCCATAGATAATGTCATTGTGACGATATTTTGTTGTTTTGCATTTGGCATGAATGTTTGTTCTGCTGAATCTTTAATGTAGTGGGCTTTTCCCAGGTAATAAAATTCTTTCCCGTCTGCCACGTCTTCTTTCTTTACAAAGATATACATGTCTACATTATTTTCTTGATGTGCTAGGATTTTTTGGACTTCTTTTGATTCTAATGTACGATTACTTCTTGTAAACCATTTGAGTTCGTCGGGACTTAGAAATTCGTCTTCGTACTTTGTATTATCACTAATATCATCTTGTTTATGATATGTAATGAAAATTGGTAAAGTATTATTTCCGAATTTATAGCCGTTAATTGTCCCGGACTCATCAGATTTCCAGTTTAGTAATTTAACGAAGTCTTTTCTAGTATATTTGTTATACAGTAGTAGGCCGTTTTGGTTACCGTGATGTACCATATTATTGTATTTAGCTAATTCGATAATGTCATCAACATATGTTTTGAACACTGTTTTTTCTAGTGCTGCTGAAAATGTATCAGTCAGTCTAACTTCATCATCGATTATGTTGATAATAGGGTTACCATACGTTTTGTTTATTGTAACGCTAAAGAAACGATGGTCTAAAATTTTCAAGGTTGTTTGAATGTCATCGTTTGTAACATTTGAATCAATTTGTTGTGCGATTGGTAGTAGCTCATGTATTTTATGAGGTCTTCTCATAATAGCTTCTAAAATTGTATAATCAACGTTTTTTAATCCGGGTGCGATTTCTCGAGACAAGAACGTTAAGTTGAGACTTTCATTTTTAGTTAATGTGTCTTCAATTTTCTTAAATCTGACTAGGAATTCATGATAGTTATTATAAGTACTATCACTAGAATATATCACGCTAGGATCTATAGAGTTCTGTCTAATGAAATCCATTAATAATGGCGTTCGACCAATTCTTTGTTCAACTTCATTATAAGCCTGTTTAATGTGAGCGGCTGAACTCAAGTTGACTTGTTTCAGTGAATCATATATTTGTTTTTTAGCTACTTCTTCAAAGTTGATAGTAGAAACACCTGTTAATGCAGTATTATCCGCTATAAATCTTCTGTAATTATCTTTATTTTGTGATTGATCACCAGATAATGCGACTGGAATGAGGTAGTTTTTCTTATAGTTACCTATGAAATCAATAACCGTTAAATATTCTTTGTTTTCCGCTTTTCTTAAACCTCTACCAAGCTGCTGAATAAAGATAATACTTGATTCTGTCTCCCTTAACATGACAATTTGATTTACAGGTGCGATATCAATACCTTCGTTAAATAAGTTAACGGTAATAATGTAATTGATTTCTCCTGATTTTAGTTGTTCGATTGCTTCTTGTCGTTTATCCATATTATCTTCACCAGTTAATGCAAGGGAAGGTACGTTAAGAGCTGTTAATTTTTTAGCGAGTTCCCATGCTTCGTCTTTTCTACTTACGAAAATAAGTCCTTTAAGCGTATCGCCAGAATAGCCATAGTATTGAGTCTTTTCTAGAATATGTTTAACTCTTTCATCAGAAGTTAAATCTGCTAAACTACTGAAATCATCTGTAGAATGCCCATTATGAACGTAGTCTGTGACACCGAAATAATGGAAGGGACATAGTATTTCACTTTCTAGCGCTTTTTGTAACCTAATTTCATAAGCAATGTTGTAATCGAACATTTCAAATATATTTAAATTATCGGTTCTTTCAGGTGTTGCTGTCATACCAAGTACAAAATCAGGTGTAAAGTAATTGAATACCTTTTGATATGATGAGGCAGCAGAGCGATGCGCTTCATCGTAAACGATATAATCAAAGTATTTTTCATCAAACTGCCTAAAAACATCTTCTTTAGATAATGTTTGAATCGTTGCAAATAAATATTTAGCGTTAGTATGCTTTTGCTTTCCAGTTAGTAAGCCAAAGTCATCATCTTGTGCGAATGGTAGTACTTTTTTAAATTCTTGAATGGCTCTTTTTAAAATGCCTTCATTATGAACGATAAATAGAAATTGATTAGGATTGTAACTTCTCACATCTAATGCAGAGAGAATTGTTTTTCCTGTACCAGTAGCTGAAATAATCAGTGCTTTATCTTTATGCTCTTTTCTGAGTTCAGCTAATGAATGTAATGCTTCTTTTTGCATAATGTTAGGTTCGATTCTAACTGCTTCATCAATATTTTTTTGGATTTCATTTTGTTGCTCGGTAATACGATAGGCTTCTTTTAAATTACGCGCATCGTATGTCTTCTCATAATCTTGAATCCATTTATCAGATAGAGGCGTACTATTATGCCATAGTTCTTCAAATTGAGCTTTAACATTATAAACGAGATCACCATTCTTTTGAGTAGAAAGTAAGATATTATGTTCGTAGTTAACTTTTAAAGCGTTAGAAGTTAAATTAGAACTTCCGACAATCATGGACGAATAATGTTCATGGTC encodes:
- a CDS encoding IS3 family transposase, encoding MAFELKEEGFKLKDILVKVGIPEATYHYHAKQLQKEDLDKGWKKKIIELFQKHNGKYGYRRIYLALRNQGYLINHKKVQRIMRELGLKCQKFTRKSRYQS
- a CDS encoding DUF4064 domain-containing protein, whose amino-acid sequence is MINRTMERVLIWIGIAIQIIILLILVLSLYVVFSSSEENIRTMMQEDAMSLNEATSAQNILNGFLIFEIIWSTILMGIAIITNFLIKNNSKVAGILFIVIGILSILSNWIAMILWIIAGILILNKKKKVSLYNDIEEKDENPFISNKEKNINDEVSTHIKSNHKEENDLENPYKF
- a CDS encoding IS3 family transposase, with protein sequence MAENRLNRRFHTSIRLQKLVTDITEFKCAEEQKLYLSPIMDLYNGEIISYGISRRPTLDLVLQSLDKAVTIIKHEAPYRTTIHSDQGWHYQHNAWIRRLSEQRIYQSMSRKATCADNASMENFFGIMKQEMYHGEELVNYETLKRRIEDYIYWYNNERLKLKLAGRSPVQYRTQSSQLIA
- a CDS encoding IS256 family transposase, coding for MTQLNVNLDYEELASAIFGSDMNASMKTIAMTVINAYMEMERDKYVNAGYKQKNSGRNAQRNGYYERDFLMPIGNLTLKVPRTRDGEFTTEVFNQYSRSDQSLILAMTEAYINGVSTRNVNKIVESLTGKSVSKSTVSGVIKNLDPEIKEWAGRPIVSHQYKYVFVDAMHIKVRENNKIVSKGVYIAMGINENRKRDIIGFKISNQESELAWSEFFEDLRMRGLTTPELIISDAHSGLIKSIKSQFIDSSWQRCTFHFLKNIVERFPKKNSKEARMLLKSIFQAPTYRHAVQLKDEFIAQYESNPKYVEAIKILDEGFEDASQFYRFPAQHHKNLRTTNSVENINMQLRKREKIVKTFPNLDSAFRLIGAVLMDIQERFDKSNRPFIA
- a CDS encoding DUF4011 domain-containing protein; this translates as MGIHALVIFTHGHAFVGYWLLEKSYTEPFISDYAAISKRLSDDIKDIDVVEATSIVNGKDISFEQSVYLAKNQLLTPYNFDGAVDVKCCRNYGITPILSKENRSDYVMEAYGIRETVTDAPNTIIERAGDIEFKVNEVEKTDIWSRNLLDLTLRNPMINFRMNKSSVQLMVYNVATLEDQLSSQEQFKIIEKPKGITFQESDNHIFNAKLLEAEFKNIIDDDFKENRLRSFLTENAIEKQLKSIYRKAKVNLDENGANSLFLAIGFLKWRNSNDEYRVYHAPILLLPLSMEKKSAGSNIVIELSDEEPQFNITLVEYLRQNFNIDLRHLIDLPKDDKGTDIPLLFSAIRKAIMDKSGWDLEEIATISNFSFSKFVMWNDLQNRIEEIKSNYNIQALINGNYKIDRSLEGINARNIEKTDKPHELSIGSSVDASQLEAIKASEESSFVLHGPPGTGKSQTITNMIIHNINKGKKVLFVAEKQAALNVVNERLTKLGLEDFTLELHSNKTKKSRFLGKIEKSTSKNYESQPFEVISKSEELFNLKYELSEFVESLHKRQKSGYSLYDLIQMHEQYEVIPKYMHLNSNVIDSLEYEDIRKIKDLTSIIDKTVNQLKYTIFGHPLKNFKINKYSISKKDKLSGIFDDIKRTIKEIDDILCNDLEFENLNIVKDLFKTYTNMNVLDGYTYNESISDEMFRLYQNIPLDKAFEYASSLLSRYRNTERAILDKYNEKVLNINVEAIRNEYSEIKSKLFKSKKLKKLFSNLEVELLQSHQLSEEEFNNDVQLMTDYQKYRNELQSNNENFIQSFGHGWEGKNTDLELLSEQIKFINKVNIHSMSEPNKNQIKNLLDIKIHNVEVYEKLNELLMLFVQSSNVIVEEYQYDQNKFEKLKLMDINNLITEWQKGIIDFKNWTLVNEHFEYLNDTLKTDIRERFIELEDNKYNTHQLIMKDLIEILIHEYFTYNETLDSFNSFELEQKIELLKEKEKEFSAVTVENTIFNMQQNINRKRDDKKFEKEFLVLQKAVRSRGRGQSIRNIFNDTSNIIQDIFPIMLMSPLSIAQYIDPQFPKFDLVIFDEASQIPTYVAIGAISRAKNCIVVGDPKQMPPTSFFTTNNIDEDNIELEDLESLLDDCLAANFPEKYLKWHYRSNHESLIHYSNLTYYNSSLFTYPSSETTSSKVFFENVNGIYRRGNYRHNEIEAESIVNMLINHLESNSEDSIGVITFNIQQQNLIEDLFNLKLVDYPELDHKNRKFI